The genomic interval TTGATTTCAACTCTATTTGCCTCacgggtcattttgacccaaagACCATCTTTGTACCTTTTTTATGTACAGCTTACATGgaaatgtgaataaaagcaacatttatttttttctattgtttggGCCAATCTAGGAAAAGTCTTAAAatttcaagttaaaaaataacatttagtggattttttggggggggtttaACACAGTGGCGGTGTGGCAATCTGTCACCTGTTACCTGTGTTTCTCCCTGGACTCCTCTGAGTGGCAGTTTACTAATTACCTTCAGCTGCATCTTGTCATCATCACACCTGCTCAGGCTTCTTAAGGCAGTTGGAGGAAGCAGTCATCACTGATGCATTGTTTGCCTTAGGTGAACCTGTTCCTGAAGGTCTCACCTGTCAAATCTTCCTGCCTGGGAATCAGCTGCCAGAGACCTGAACCTGCCACTCTGCGAGTCTGTGGATTCGAACCCCCATCTTGGACATCCAAGTTACTCATCTGGAGCTCACCCGGATCTGTCTGCCCGAGacctctgcctgcctgcctgccttcCCCAAGCCGTCGCTGCATCTTGTAAATATACTCACCTGGAAATTCATTGGACTTACCTTTGATCCTGCCTGACCACTAATCCGTAAGCCATATACGCCACTCTGCAAAACCTGAAATGCCTCCTAAGATTACCATATCAAGGACTAACTAATACTCACCTTTCTTCCAGATCCTATTCTGTCACCGtgtgcactgtaaataaactcacttaccttacTTCGTCGTCCTGTTGTCTGTTCGACTCCTGGGTACTCGATTCTGGCAATTATCTCAAACTCATGTCAGGCGGGTCATTTTGACCCGAGGACAACAGGAGGGTTAAGGACTTCAGGCCATTGGCGCTTATGTCACACCTGATGAAAACACCAGAGAGGCTGATGGTACATCAGCTCAGACCTCAAGTAGGGGATGCTGAGGATCCTTTTCAGTTTCGGCACTGGGAGAAAGTGTGAGTGGAGGATGCCACCTTGAACCCTCTCCTTCCAGGACAAAGGCGCAGTGAGAATTGTATGACTTTTTCAGTGCCTTTATATGGTCCAGCCCCATCTCCTGTTGGAGAAACTGATCAATATGCAGGTTGGCCTCCACTTTGTAAACTGGATAACTGACTACCTCACTGGGAGACCACAGTTTGTCAAGTTTAGGCAGAGTACGTACAATGTAATGACCAGATTGACAGCGGCACCACAGGTTATGATGCCGTCCCCCTTTCTCTTGACTCTGTACACCTCCATTTTCAGCTATAAGTTGGATTTGTGTAGTGTACGGAAATTATTTCATGATACTGAAGCTAAAAAGTGTGATCCCTCAATAGTTGTAAAACCCTCTCCAGTTCACCTTTTCAAAAAATAAGAATCGCCACCGCGGTATGCTCACTCTGCAGGTGTTGTCCCAGTCCTTCATGGAACATCAAAGAGATGTTCATCCAAGTCTTCAAACACTGTTGCCTCAAAGTTAAACATGGTGGCTGGATCCTTGAAGTGCTCCTTTTCCCGTTCGACAAAATCCCCAGTCCGGTTGGACTCCCTTGCTGAAGACGGagtaattataataatatatactgtatttttttaaactatttttattcagatttgttttcattctttttattcttttttttcttttgcattggTTATGTGAGAGAAACATAAATTCAATCTTCTGTATGTCTTGTACATATAGCTGTATTGACAATATATTTGACTTCAAAGCATCAGAAATAGGAACTGGCAGACAGGCTCTTCAAAGACCCACTCAGAAATGGAAACGGACCGATAGGCCTCTTCCAAGACCCCCTCAATAttattaaatgtgttcaaatttTTTGGTCCAgcttagttaaaaaaattatttcatacaCATGAAGAGTATAAATTACATCGCTGGACCACTACGCTACCAGTCTTCATCGGCAGTCTCTCACAAGTGGCTCCGACTCCTGGTTTGAGTTACAGTATCTTCAAGGTCTGGTTGATGCCTCCAGGAAGTGATTGTCATAGCAACAAATAGGTCCCTTTTTTCACTGCATGAAAAAAGGCTGAGGCAGTCAACCAGCTTCACATTAGGGAAACTAACTCCAGCTCAACAGTAAGTTTAATGCTTTCATTCACCTTTAGTATTGTTTTGACATATGAAGTGATATATACAGTATTTGGTGGCagcctctccctgggctgccaccttatcgtggtggaggggtttgagtgtcccaatgatcctaggagctatgctgtcaggggcttcatgcccctagtagggtcacccaaggcagacaggtcctaggtgaggggccagacgaagtgcagcccaaagaccccttatgatgaacNNNNNNNNNNNNNNNNNNNNNNNNNNNNNNNNNNNNNNNNNNNNNNNNNNNNNNNNNNNNNNNNNNNNNNNNNNNNNNNNNNNNNNNNNNNNNNNNNNNNNNNNNNNNNNNNNNNNNNNNNNNNNNNNNNNNNNNNNNNNNNNNNNNNNNNNNNNNNNNNNNNNNNNNNNNNNNNNNNNNNNNNNNNNNNNNNNNNNNNNNNNNNNNNNNNNNNNNNNNNNNNNNNNNNNNNNNNNNNNNNNNNNNNNNNNNNNNNNNNNNNNNNNNNNNNNNNNNNNNNNNNNNNNNNNNNNNNNNNNNNNNNNNNNNNNNNNNNNNNNNNNNNNNNNNNNNNNNNNNNNNNNNNNNNNNNNNNNNNNNNNNNNNNNNNNNNNNNNNNNNNNNNNNNNNNNNNNNNNNNNNNNNNNNNNNNNNNNNNNNNNNNNNNNNNNNNNNNNNNNNNNNNNNNNNNNNNNNNNNNNNNNNNNNNNNNNNNNNNNNNNNNNNNNNNNNNNNNNNNNNNNNNNNNNNNNNNNNNNNNNNNNNNNNNNNNNNNNNNNNNNNNNNNNNNNNNNNNNNNNNNNNNNNNNNNNNNNNNNNNNNNNNNNNNNNNNNNNNNNNNNNNNNNNNNNNNNNNNNNNNNNNNNNNNNNNNNNNNNNNNNNNNNNNNNNNNNNNNNNNNNNNNNNNNNNNNNNNNNNNNNNNNNNNNNNNNNNNNNNNNNNNNNNNNNNNNNNNNNNNNNNNNNNNNNNNNNNNNNNNNNNNNNNNNNNNNNNNNNNNNNNNNNNNNNNNNNNNNNNNNNNNNNNNNNNNNNNNNNNNNNNNNNNNNNNNNNNNNNNNNNNNNNNNNNNNNNNNNNNNNNNNNNNNNNNNNNNNNNNNNNNNNNNNNNNNNNNNNNNNNNNNNNNNNNNNNNNNNNNNNNNNNNNNNNNNNNNNNNNNNNNNNNNNNNNNNNNNNNNNNNNNNNNNNNNNNNNNNNNNNNNNNNNNNNNNNNNNNNNNNNNNNNNNNNNNNNNNNNNNNNNNNNNNNNNNNNNNNNNNNNNNNNNNNNNNNNNNNNNNNNNNNNNNNNNNNNNNNNNNNNNNNNNNNNNNNNNNNNNNNNNNNNNNNNNNNNNNNNNNNNNNNNNNNNNNNNNNNNNNNNNNNNNNNNNNNNNNNNNNNNNNNNNNNNNNNNNNNNNNNNNNNNNNNNNNNNNNNNNNNNNNNNNNNNNNNNNNNNNNNNNNNNNNNNNNNNNNNNNNNNNNNNNNNNNNNNNNNNNNNNNNNNNNNNNNNNNNNNNNNNNNNNNNNNNNNNNNNNNNNNNNNNNNNNNNNNNNNNNNNNNNNNNNNNNNNNNNNNNNNNNNNNNNNNNNNNNNNNNNNNNNNNNNNNNNNNNNNNNNNNNNNNNNNNNNNNNNNNNNNNNNNNNNNNNNNNNNNNNNNNNNNNNNNNNNNNNNNNNNNNNNNNNNNNNNNNNNNNNNNNNNNNNNNNNNNNNNNNNNNNNNNNNNNNNNNNNNNNNNNNNNNNNNNNNNNNNNNNNNNNNNNNNNNNNNNNNNNNNNNNNNNNNNNNNNNNNNNNNNNNNNNNNNNNNNNNNNNNNNNNNNNNNNNNNNNNNNNNNNNNNNNNNNNNNNNNNNNNNNNNNNNNNNNNNNNNNNNNNNNNNNNNNNNNNNNNNNNNNNNNNNNNNNNNNNNNNNNNNNNNNNNNNNNNNNNNNNNNNNNNNNNNNNNNNNNNNNNNNNNNNNNNNNNNNNNNNNNNNNNNNNNNNNNNNNNNNNNNNNNNNNNNNNNNNNNNNNNNNNNNNNNNNNNNNNNNNNNNNNNNNNNNNNNNNNNNNNNNNNNNNNNNNNNNNNNNNNNNNNNNNNNNNNNNNNNNNNNNNNNNNNNNNNNNNNNNNNNNNNNNNNNNNNNNNNNNNNNNNNNNNNNNNNNNNNNNNNNNNNNNNNNNNNNNNNNNNNNNNNNNNNNNNNNNNNNNNNNNNNNNNNNNNNNNNNNNNNNNNNNNNNNNNNNNNNNNNNNNNNNNNNNNNNNNNNNNNNNNNNNNNNNNNNNNNNNNNNNNNNNNNNNNNNNNNNNNNNNNNNNNNNNNNNNNNNNNNNNNNNNNNNNNNNNNNNNNNNNNNNNNNNNNNNNNNNNNNNNNNNNNNNNNNNNNNNNNNNNNNNNNNNNNNNNNNNNNNNNNNNNNNNNNNNNNNNNNNNNNNNNNNNNNNNNNNNNNNNNNNNNNNNNNNNNNNNNNNNNNNNNNNNNNNNNNNNNNNNNNNNNNNNNNNNNNNNNNNNNNNNNNNNNNNNNNNNNNNNNNNNNNNNNNNNNNNNNNNNNNNNNNNNNNNNNNNNNNNNNNNNNNNNNNNNNNNNNNNNNNNNNNNNNNNNNNNNNNNNNNNNNNNNNNNNNNNNNNNNNNNNNNNNNNNNNNNNNNNNNNNNNNNNNNNNNNNNNNNNNNNNNNNNNNNNNNNNNNNNNNNNNNNNNNNNNNNNNNNNNNNNNNNNNNNNNNNNNNNNNNNNNNNNNNNNNNNNNNNNNNNNNNNNNNNNNNNNNNNNNNNNNNNNNNNNNNNNNNNNNNNNNNNNNNNNNNNNNNNNNNNNNNNNNNNNNNNNNNNNNNNNNNNNNNNNNNNNNNNNNNNNNNNNNNNNNNNNNNNNNNNNNNNNNNNNNNNNNNNNNNNNNNNNNNNNNNNNNNNNNNNNNNNNNNNNNNNNNNNNNNNNNNNNNNNNNNNNNNNNNNNNNNNNNNNNNNNNNNNNNNNNNNNNNNNNNNNNNNNNNNNNNNNNNNNNNNNNNNNNNNNNNNNNNNNNNNNNNNNNNNNNNNNNNNNNNNNNNNNNNNNNNNNNNNNNNNNNNNNNNNNNNNNNNNNNNNNNNNNNNNNNNNNNNNNNNNNNNNNNNNNNNNNNNNNNNNNNNNNNNNNNNNNNNNNNNNNNNNNNNNNNNNNNNNNNNNNNNNNNNNNNNNNNNNNNNNNNNNNNNNNNNNNNNNNNNNNNNNNNNNNNNNNNNNNNNNNNNNNNNNNNNNNNNNNNNNNNNNNNNNNNNNNNNNNNNNNNNNNNNNNNNNNNNNNNNNNNNNNNNNNNNNgggaacgccttgggattcccccggaggagctggcccaagtggctggggagagggaagtctgggtctccctgcttaggctgctgcccccgcgacccgaccccggataagcggaagagaatggatggatggatggatatacaATATTTTACAGCTCACTTTATAACACAGGTTTGGGTCACTTTTATTCATGTTATTAGTTGACAACTTAgcaactgttaaaaaaagaaaaagctgtttaaaaagacCCTAGATTTAGAATaagtggcttttttttcagaataaaagttgcTAAGTTGACAACAAACCCGTGTTATAAATCAAGCTGTAACATATTGAATGCAATATGTACTGCCTCggaaatgttttttctgcaaaatgagCACCGCAGGAGCATCATGTGACTAACAAAGCATAACTGAATTGACTGAGTGTTGGCTCCAACTGTACTGGCATCCTTTGCTAATGTCTGTGAAACTGTGATCACTTTGAAATAATGATGTAAATTTTTAGCTTAATGTGAAATTAACAAATGAAATTTCAAACACATAGAAATAATGAcaattaattattttgaaaaactgaaatggTAAGTGAAAACATACAACATTAAAATTTCAGTGGCATTATAATTTAAACCCTAGTGACACTTATTTAATTCCATACCACTcaattacctttttttgtttgtttgttttctgaactgTAATTCCATAAACAATGATAGTGTCCAAGGCTTGAGCACATTATTCAGAATGACTTATACTGTATAGGTCTCGCCAGCCAAACATCACTAGCTATTCAAACAGCTAAACAGTATGAATGCAGAAAAACCAAAGACTCAGGGATGACATCTTGTAGAGTTTACTGATATAaaatttctgtgaaactgtaACAAGGTAAACAAGAAATACATGGAAGTATCATTGCTGCAATAACAATGTCAAATCAATACACACACCATTTTCATACAGACAGGTATTCTATCAGTTAGCTTAGCAACAAACAGAGCTtacttcaaacataaaaaagcataatttctccccaaataaaaatgtctgcagtAACAACTCGCATATGTGATTAATTTGACTTATAATACTGACAGATGATGCTTTAGCAGGCAAGGCAACAGCATAAGCAGAGCTGAGGAGCTGCCATGTGGCTGCAACTGTGCTGTGCTTCTGTGACACACTAATGTGTAAtcacattaaatatttgtgttggTTTAGAAGAGTAAACGTACAAGGAAAGTCAACGTGGGAATGACTTCAGTTGAGTTGTAATTACACCCCTAAGTCACAAGGTGGCGCATGGTTCTGTGAGACAGTTTAGCAAGGTCAGAGGCCTTGCCTCTCCAATATGGCAGAATTGAGGCATTGAGAAGCTGCAACGATCGTCTGTCTCATCATTTCCCTGTGTTTTACAGGAACATTTAATCTCCTTAACAGGCTCAGATCCTGAGTCTGTTACACTTCCCATTTACTACTTCTACTGATTTTTTGATAACTAACCAAGAATGACCACTAGACGGCGTAGTTTAGcaaaaaataagacaataacAGCAAAACAGTGAACATAACATATCTTCAGAGATGTTCATTATCAACATTCATCACATAAACTAAGTTTTGAACTATGAATAGATTTTGGATTCTATTTGTAATTAGTATAAACAGATATCAAACTTAGTGATTTTCACAACACTGAAAGTTACTTTTATCGTAGAAATGACTCATCTCACATGGTTGGTTGCTAACAAACTTGTTTAATACTTAGTGGTACACAAAGAAGGTGCTGAGAGAAATTCAAGGATTGCTGCTTTTGGTATAATAAAACCAAGAAGGAACAGTCTTGTCTTCACTGACTTtgacagaataaacaaaaaaagaggagatcCATAAAAACTTTTTCATATACATTACATTGAAATAAGATTTTgattttggggattttttttcattaaaaaaataaatgccttTCACTGTCTTGTGCGGTTCATTTGGTCTCGTACGCGGGGGTGATTCCCTATTGCATGCCAGTCATTGGTTGTTGCACGCTGGTCTGTAGGTAGAGCTTTTAAACACTATCTTTGCACTCTCACCTGGCTCCGGAGCATAAGAAATGCAAACCACCCCCTAACGTACAAGATGCGTAACACTAGGTGGTCTGAGGCAGCAGGGGAAGAGTTGCCACTGACGTCAATCTCCTGCGCCGCTTGGAATTGCGAATTCGAATTGATTTAGGGAACACTTTTGGCATGGGTGgggcataaaaatgaaaaagcagtATCCTCTTAGTTTTCTCTGTAGTTGTGTCACACAATGAGCAATCTTGAAGAcgaaaatgaaaacagtttggatGATCTATTAacaatccgtgtatcattcgttctttacattttcaattgactatcaaaaatgaaataatgaaaaacgaactggttattttgtttttttgttttttaatatgacaccaaaaacaaataaatgccttacttttaggctaagattgGAAACACGAAATCGAAAAatgggcagcaggacagaatttgattttaatatttatttggtcgggtttgGGTGACCCGGAAGTGACTTTATGCGGCAGTTCAGGTAATGTAGTAGCTACTATGGCagcgctagaaccactgatcGAGGACTCGTTTAAGCGGTTTGAGCCTCAAAACAATtcgtaagtctccatggctgatgggtccgtctggattatctggtcctgattgattgatattgaacaaacataaatatgtagacgccTCATTACGACACGGAGCGCATCCGccgtcgccgccatgttggacagatctctcctctctctaagagccaacaggagtaaacacagagcgagcagctatgactGGATTTTACATCAGGAGGGATtaactttcacaagtaagactgaacaataattttagttatttgaccatttattataatacGTTATCgtagctaacgttatttggTAAACaccaaaatgctaacaggaggaactggtgcttctctctcattagctctttctggggttttttcttcacattttgaaggtttgaagGTACGTATTGTTTCGAGGATCAAACCGCTTAAACGAGTCCTCGATCAGGGGTTCAAGCGCCAACATAGTAGCCACTACATTACCTTAACTGCAACATAGagccacttccgggtcacctaaacccgaccaaataaatattaaaatcaaattctgtcctgctgcccatttttcaattttgttttcgATCTTAGCATAaaggtgaaaatgaaaaaccaggcgtttttttttttctttaagttttggtgttttaataaaaaacaaaataactaatcagtttttaattatttgatttttgattgtcaatTGAAAAAGgcaagaacgaatgatacacagatTCATTCTGGTCCTATTGCGTTTTTACACAACATCTAGACTTGTTCTTTAACGAAAGCACAAAAATCCTGTTAGTGTTTGGTAGCGTATTAGTCTTCACACTGACACCAGGGAATATCTCACCTTTGATACCAAAAAGCCATGGAAACACTAATAAACTAATGAACATTTGATCTAATAAATCTAGCAGATTACTTGTTGTGAGGTGCAGAGCCAATGGACATGCCCGCACACACTTATTGTCaggcataaaataaaatgtgcatacATCACTAAACCATTAACTGAAattcttttaacaaaaacttgaaaatgactgtgtcagattttatttaatatattgcaaatgtatttattgaagTATTGATGATTTATGCATGGAACAAAACAATTTTGTCAACAGGACTAATGATATTGTTGAAGACCATCTTTTCTGTAATGAATCAACAGGTATCCAGGAACATACCGTGACCTACTACTTTTTATATGCAGTTGCTGCTGACATCTAGAcgtgttctttaaaaaaaaaaagcacaaaaatattgTCAAAGTTTGGTTGTAAATTAGTCATTATAGTGACACTAGGGAGTATCTCACCTTGGATACCAAAATTCCCTGGAAACACCAACAAACATATACTAATGAACATTTGAGCTGATAAATCTAACAGACTCATTGTTATGAGGTTGCAGAGGCCAAGGACCCATCTGCACACACTTGTTGTCaggcataaaataaaatgcactgcACTAAAACCttaactaaaattattttatcagAACCTTGGAAATGATTGTGTCAGATTTTGTGTAAGATCTAAATATATTGCAAATGTAGTTATTGAAGTACTGATGATTTATGCATGGAACAAAACAATTTTGTCAACAGGATTAATGATATTGTTGAAGACCACCTTTTTTGTAATGAATCAACAATTATCCAGGAACATACCGTGACCTACTACTTTTTATATGCAGTTGCTGTCTCTTTGTCTGTTCTTATAATCTGTGGAAATCTTCTTGTAATCATCTCCATTGCCTACTTCAAACAGCTCCACACTCCAACAAATTacctccttctctctctggcTGTAGCTGACCTGCTTGTTGGGGCATTAGTTTTACCTTTCAGCACAATATTGTCTTTAAGCTCATGCTGGTATTTAAGTTATTTACTTTGTGTACTTCGAGATCTTTTCgatttctttctgtgtgtatCATCTATTTTACACCTGTGCTTTATCTCTGTTGACAGATATTATGCTGTATGTAAGCCTCTAACATATGCAACTAAGATGAATGTGCGTGTTTCTGTGACCATGATCTTACTAAGCTGGACTCCTGCTGCTCTGATTGGAATTGGTATCACAATTCGTGGGATGAAAAATTACAATTCCAGTTGGAAATGTGATATTttcaaaactacaaaagaaTCCAGTATAGGACCAGTTTTTGGATTTTACATTCCAGCTGCTGTAATTTTAACCATctatttaaaagttttgatgGTAGCAAAGAAGCAGGCACGCAGCATCCAGAACACCACAAAGTTAAGATCAGCTGTCAGTAAGCGGGAGGGAAAGGCCAGCAAAACTCTGGCTTTAGTGATGGGAGTGTTCCTCATTTGTTGgactcctttcttttttttaaaattgtttttccatATAAAAAATCATACAATACCAGTTGTTGTTATTGAAGCTTTTAAGTGGCTTGGATGGTCCAATTCAATGCTGAATCcatttgtttatgcttttttcTACAGTTGGTTCAGgtcagcttttaaaatgatcatttctgGTAAAATTTTCCAAGGGGACTTTAcagatttaaagttgttttgaatAATGATTTCATATGCTTACATGTTAGAAATAAGTAatatcttcattttcttttatcctattttcttttatctctttATGAAAATAGCCAAAACCCTCAGTGTACTGATGATAAAATGTCTTCTGTAAATATACTGACATTATACGAGTATAAATGATCCATATACtcttgttttttacttttacctgACATAGGTGGTAAATTCTCGTTCTGTTGTTACTGTGACACACTTAAAGGgactgcaaaaaaaagatgGGGCAAAGAAAGTGATTTCTTTTTCCAGGATGTAACATTTGCAAAacgtgtatttaaaaaaaaatctttttaggTATGCACATTTTGAAGTTTAGATCTTTCTCGGAATATTGTTCCTTCACCAACAATATCT from Kryptolebias marmoratus isolate JLee-2015 linkage group LG19, ASM164957v2, whole genome shotgun sequence carries:
- the LOC108247828 gene encoding trace amine-associated receptor 1-like, with product MEQNNFVNRINDIVEDHLFCNESTIIQEHTVTYYFLYAVAVSLSVLIICGNLLVIISIAYFKQLHTPTNYLLLSLAVADLLVGALVLPFSTILSLSSCWYLSYLLCVLRDLFDFFLCVSSILHLCFISVDRYYAVCKPLTYATKMNVRVSVTMILLSWTPAALIGIGITIRGMKNYNSSWKCDIFKTTKESSIGPVFGFYIPAAVILTIYLKVLMVAKKQARSIQNTTKLRSAVSKREGKASKTLALVMGVFLICWTPFFFLKLFFHIKNHTIPVVVIEAFKWLGWSNSMLNPFVYAFFYSWFRSAFKMIISGKIFQGDFTDLKLF